TGGAAAGATAAATACAACTATTAATGCTTGGTATATTTTTAAAACATCAGTGGCAAAGTTTCTGGAGGTCTAAAAGTAAAGGAGGCAATATTGCAGTCCAAATTATAATGGGGATTTTAGTACTCTATTTAGTTGCCTGTGCTGTTTTTACTGGAGTTTACATGAGCATGTTAATTCCACATTTCTTTCCCCAAAAAGACATGATTGATATATTTAATGGCTTAATCCTTTATTATTTTGCCACTGATTTTTTAATCAGACTTCAAATGCAGGAATTACCAACCCTGGCCATTGTTCCCTACCTGCATCTAAATATTCCAAAGCATAAATTGGTAAGCTTTTTAAATATAAGGGCCCTGTTTTCTGTTTTTAATTACCTACCACTGCTCATTTTTACGCCCTTTTGCTTTCTTCAGCTCAAAGAAATATATGGTGCAGGAGTTACAGCAGCCTATCTAATTGCCATCATTTCACTGGCTATTTTTAACAATTATTTTGCGCTTTATGTAAAACGCCTGTCCACAACAAACTTAAAAATAGTACTGGCGGGACTCATCTTGATTATTGCCTTGGGCTTACTGGAATATTTAAAGGTTTTTTCTATAGCAGCAGTATCTGGTTTGGTTTTTAAACAAGTTACGGCATATCCTCTAATCTCTCTTCTTTTCCCATTTATAGCTATACTGAGCTATCGGTTAAATACCCTTTACTTAAAAAAAAACCTATATATTGAAGAGCTGAGCGCTGGTATTGAAAAAAAATCCAATACAGATTATCCTTTTTTAGAACGGTTTGGCGCAGTTGGTGTCTTGGCAGCCCTGGAAATTAAACTCATCCTCAGAAACAAAAGATCAAAATCTACAGTTGCCAAAGGTCTTTTGTTTCTATTTTACGGCCTATTATTGTACAAGCAAAACTACCTGGAAAGAAACGAATTTGGCATGATGCTTTTTGCCGCCGTTTTTATGACGGGAAACATGGTTCTTCTATATGGCCAATTTATGTTTGGTTGGCAGGCTGCAGAATTTGACGGCATGCTGGCCAATAAAATGAGTGTTAAAAATTTCATCAAAGCGAAATTTCTACTCTTCAACTTATCCTCTACCTTTCTGGTTATTATGGTAAGTCTGTACGGATTTATGAGCTGGAAGCTGTTGTTAATTCAATTTGCTGCTTACCTCTACAGCATTGGAATTGGTGCTGTGATAGTGCTTTATTTGGCAACACTAAACTATAAGTATATTGATCTAAGTAAAAGCTCTGGCTTTAACTGGCAGGGAGTGGGTGCTTCTACCATGATTATGGGCCTGCCTGTCTTCATACTACCTTTTATCATTTATTTACCTGTTAGTCATTACGCAAATCCATATTGGGGTCTTTTTGCGTTGGCATTACTGGGCCTTGCAGGCATTATAACACGTAGTTTTTGGGTAAACTTTTTAGTTAGGCAGTTTAACAAAAGGAAATATAAAATTGCAGCAGGTTTTAGAGAACATTAAATTTAGATTACTCATGTTGGAAATAAAATCGCTAAAGAAATACTATGCTACCAGAACGGTAGTAAATATTGAGCATTTAACCATTAACGCTGGCGAAATGATTGGTCTTGTAGGTAATAATGGCGCAGGAAAAACTACGCTTTTTAGAATGCTGCTAGATCTGATTAGACCTGATGAAGGAGAAATAGTATCAAAAGGACGCAATGTTTCAACCAATGATGAATGGAAAGATTACACCAGTTCTTTTTTAGATGAAGGTTTCCTGATTGACTACCTGACACCAGAGGAATACTTTGTTTTTATTGGCAGTTTGCAGGACAAAAATGCACTACAAGTACAGCAAGACCTGACGGCCTATTCAGAATTTTTTAATGATGAGATTTTAAATAGCGGCAAATACATCCGTGATTTTAGCAAAGGCAATCAAAATAAAGTAGGTATTGCAGCTGCATTAATGCAAAACCCTGAATTACTTATCCTTGACGAACCCTTTGCTAATTTAGACCCAACTACACAAATTAGATTAAAAACCTTATTAAAAGACCTTAAAGGTAATGCTAATTTGACCACGCTGATTTCAAGTCATGATTTGAACCACATAACTGAGGTTTGTGACCGGATCATTTTATTGGAAAAAGGGATAGTTATTAAAGACTTTAAAAAAGATGAAAACACCTTAAAGGAACTTGAAACGTATTTTTCCGGGTAACATTGTAGACAATAATGGTCACTTTGGGGGGTGTGCGGAGGCAGCACAAAATATAACACTCCATAGGATACTAACAATCAGCCTAATTTGGATTAAACGACTCAGGATAAGATTTGGCATCCTGTTTGACAAGCACTATTTATAACA
The nucleotide sequence above comes from Pedobacter sp. MC2016-14. Encoded proteins:
- a CDS encoding ABC transporter ATP-binding protein, with amino-acid sequence MLEIKSLKKYYATRTVVNIEHLTINAGEMIGLVGNNGAGKTTLFRMLLDLIRPDEGEIVSKGRNVSTNDEWKDYTSSFLDEGFLIDYLTPEEYFVFIGSLQDKNALQVQQDLTAYSEFFNDEILNSGKYIRDFSKGNQNKVGIAAALMQNPELLILDEPFANLDPTTQIRLKTLLKDLKGNANLTTLISSHDLNHITEVCDRIILLEKGIVIKDFKKDENTLKELETYFSG
- a CDS encoding DUF5687 family protein, producing the protein MLGIFLKHQWQSFWRSKSKGGNIAVQIIMGILVLYLVACAVFTGVYMSMLIPHFFPQKDMIDIFNGLILYYFATDFLIRLQMQELPTLAIVPYLHLNIPKHKLVSFLNIRALFSVFNYLPLLIFTPFCFLQLKEIYGAGVTAAYLIAIISLAIFNNYFALYVKRLSTTNLKIVLAGLILIIALGLLEYLKVFSIAAVSGLVFKQVTAYPLISLLFPFIAILSYRLNTLYLKKNLYIEELSAGIEKKSNTDYPFLERFGAVGVLAALEIKLILRNKRSKSTVAKGLLFLFYGLLLYKQNYLERNEFGMMLFAAVFMTGNMVLLYGQFMFGWQAAEFDGMLANKMSVKNFIKAKFLLFNLSSTFLVIMVSLYGFMSWKLLLIQFAAYLYSIGIGAVIVLYLATLNYKYIDLSKSSGFNWQGVGASTMIMGLPVFILPFIIYLPVSHYANPYWGLFALALLGLAGIITRSFWVNFLVRQFNKRKYKIAAGFREH